Proteins from a genomic interval of Parvivirga hydrogeniphila:
- a CDS encoding UPF0280 family protein translates to MPYEPRIYRDHVDPAGLARFEVVFAETDLFVAADRDLTEEALRTVKELRRGLDAYVAAHPRFAESLAPVEVEPSAPAIVREMAEAGRLAGVGPLAAVAGAVAEAVARALAPLSREVIVENGGDVYLITRHERAVRIDAGGSPLSGRVTVRLGSAPHGVAVCTSSATVGPSLSLGSAHAATVVARSGALADAAASMLGNLVHRPSDVQTAVERVVAVPGVLGAVAIAGETMAAAGEISLAPVA, encoded by the coding sequence ATGCCCTACGAGCCGCGCATATACCGCGATCACGTCGACCCGGCGGGGCTTGCGCGCTTCGAGGTCGTGTTCGCAGAGACCGACCTGTTCGTGGCCGCGGACCGCGATCTTACGGAAGAAGCGCTGCGCACTGTCAAAGAGCTGCGACGCGGACTCGACGCGTACGTCGCGGCCCACCCGCGCTTCGCTGAGAGCTTGGCGCCCGTCGAGGTCGAGCCGAGCGCGCCGGCGATCGTGCGCGAGATGGCCGAGGCGGGCAGGCTCGCCGGCGTCGGGCCGTTGGCGGCCGTGGCAGGCGCGGTCGCAGAAGCGGTGGCCCGTGCGCTCGCGCCGCTGTCGCGCGAGGTGATCGTCGAGAACGGCGGCGACGTGTACCTTATCACGCGCCACGAGCGTGCGGTGCGCATTGACGCAGGCGGCTCGCCTCTGTCCGGCCGCGTGACGGTGCGGCTGGGATCGGCTCCCCACGGCGTGGCCGTGTGCACATCGTCTGCAACGGTCGGCCCGAGCCTGAGCCTCGGTTCGGCGCACGCGGCGACAGTGGTCGCGCGAAGCGGGGCACTCGCGGACGCGGCTGCGAGCATGCTCGGGAACCTCGTGCATCGCCCGTCCGACGTGCAGACGGCTGTCGAGCGCGTCGTGGCGGTGCCTGGCGTCCTGGGCGCGGTAGCGATAGCAGGCGAGACGATGGCGGCCGCGGGCGAGATATCGCTCGCTCCCGTGGCTTGA
- a CDS encoding DUF2469 family protein codes for MDSIDELDLKEAEYRIKLYDEYRDAARVFNYYVETELRAYLANEVEVEPVHAPGGVYFKVRMTDVWIYEAERINRFVPEATIYSVNDVHVQRLKSDEE; via the coding sequence ATGGACAGCATCGATGAGCTGGACCTGAAAGAGGCCGAGTACCGCATCAAGCTCTACGACGAGTACCGCGATGCGGCGCGGGTGTTCAACTACTACGTCGAGACCGAGCTCAGGGCCTACCTCGCGAACGAGGTGGAGGTCGAGCCGGTGCACGCTCCTGGCGGCGTCTACTTCAAGGTGCGCATGACCGACGTGTGGATCTACGAGGCCGAGCGCATCAACCGGTTCGTGCCGGAGGCGACCATCTACTCGGTGAACGACGTCCACGTGCAGCGGCTGAAGTCCGACGAGGAGTAG
- the ligA gene encoding NAD-dependent DNA ligase LigA, translating into MAGEDIAARAQKLRELIAYHSWRYYVLDDPEISDDAYDALVRELEQIERDHPELVTPDSPTQRVGAPPSEQFAPVRHAQRMYSLDNAMDESELLAWLARVSPEVGPDARYVCELKIDGSSIALTYEDGVLVRGATRGDGTVGEDVTANVRTIKTVPLRLIGPGAGATVEVRGEVFMPKESFARLNEAQEAAGLPVFANPRNAAAGSVRQKDPAVTASRDLDTFMYQVVDPDRFGLRSQHEALEWLRASGFKVNPDVTVCSSADEVVAYCREALQRRHDLPYEIDGVVVKVDDFAKQAELGFTAKAPRWAIAYKFPPEERTTKLLDIRVSVGRTGALTPYAVFEPVRVAGSTIARATLHNAEEIARKGVMIGDTIVVRKAGDVIPEVVGPIVELRDGTERPFVMPDRCPSCGSPVWKPEGEVVVRCVNAACPAQRLERLIHWASRGAMDIDGMGEEIIRRLVDEGLVTDVSDFYRLTEDVLATLSTGRTKKDGSPVVLGPVVAKKLIAAIEASKRRPLARLLFGLGIRHVGATVAEALAHSFGSLDAIAQASEAELAAVEGVGPVIAASVRAFFGNPENRALVERLKAAGVATCEERPETPGEQPLAGFTFVLTGALSSMTREEASEALKALGAKVTDSVSKKTSFVVVGENPGSKLDKARALGVPIIGEDDLVRMLAAKEPPAS; encoded by the coding sequence GTGGCCGGCGAAGACATCGCCGCACGCGCACAGAAGCTGCGCGAGCTCATCGCATACCACTCCTGGCGCTACTACGTGCTCGACGACCCGGAGATCTCGGACGACGCGTACGACGCGCTCGTGCGCGAGCTCGAGCAGATCGAGCGGGACCACCCCGAGCTCGTGACGCCCGACTCGCCGACCCAGCGCGTGGGAGCGCCGCCGTCGGAGCAGTTCGCGCCGGTGCGGCACGCGCAGCGCATGTACTCGCTCGACAACGCCATGGACGAGTCCGAGCTGCTGGCGTGGCTCGCTCGCGTGAGTCCCGAGGTGGGGCCGGACGCGCGGTACGTGTGCGAGCTCAAGATCGACGGCTCCTCGATCGCGCTGACCTACGAGGACGGCGTGCTCGTGCGCGGAGCCACCCGGGGAGACGGGACCGTCGGTGAGGACGTCACCGCCAACGTGCGCACGATCAAGACGGTGCCGCTCAGGTTGATCGGTCCCGGCGCCGGCGCGACCGTCGAGGTGCGCGGCGAGGTCTTCATGCCGAAGGAGTCGTTCGCCCGGCTCAATGAGGCGCAGGAGGCGGCCGGCCTCCCGGTGTTCGCCAACCCGCGCAACGCCGCAGCGGGCTCGGTCCGCCAGAAGGACCCGGCGGTGACGGCTTCTCGCGACCTGGACACGTTCATGTACCAGGTCGTGGATCCCGATCGGTTCGGGCTGCGAAGCCAGCACGAGGCGCTCGAGTGGCTGCGCGCGTCGGGGTTCAAAGTGAATCCGGACGTCACGGTGTGCTCGTCTGCAGACGAGGTGGTGGCATACTGCCGCGAGGCGCTACAGCGCCGGCACGACCTGCCGTACGAGATCGACGGCGTCGTGGTGAAGGTCGACGACTTCGCGAAGCAGGCGGAGCTCGGATTCACCGCGAAAGCGCCGCGCTGGGCGATCGCCTACAAGTTCCCGCCCGAGGAGCGAACGACCAAGCTCCTCGACATCCGCGTGAGCGTCGGGCGTACGGGCGCCCTCACGCCGTACGCAGTGTTCGAGCCCGTGCGGGTCGCCGGCTCGACGATCGCGCGCGCGACGCTGCACAACGCCGAGGAGATCGCGCGCAAGGGCGTCATGATCGGCGACACCATCGTCGTGAGGAAGGCGGGCGACGTCATCCCTGAGGTCGTCGGCCCGATCGTCGAGCTCCGCGACGGCACCGAGCGGCCGTTCGTGATGCCCGACAGGTGCCCTTCGTGCGGCTCGCCGGTCTGGAAGCCCGAAGGCGAAGTCGTGGTGCGGTGCGTGAACGCCGCGTGCCCCGCGCAGCGTCTGGAGCGGCTCATCCACTGGGCGAGCAGGGGCGCGATGGACATCGACGGCATGGGCGAGGAGATCATCCGTCGCCTCGTCGACGAAGGGCTCGTCACGGACGTCTCCGACTTCTACCGGCTGACCGAAGACGTCCTGGCGACGCTTTCGACCGGCAGGACCAAGAAGGACGGATCGCCGGTCGTGCTTGGGCCCGTCGTCGCAAAGAAGCTCATCGCCGCAATCGAGGCTTCGAAGAGGCGGCCGCTGGCACGCCTGCTGTTCGGCCTCGGCATCCGTCACGTGGGCGCGACGGTGGCCGAGGCGCTCGCGCACTCGTTCGGATCGCTGGACGCGATCGCGCAGGCGAGCGAGGCCGAGCTTGCGGCGGTCGAGGGTGTCGGGCCGGTCATCGCCGCGAGCGTGCGCGCGTTCTTCGGCAACCCCGAGAACCGCGCGCTCGTGGAGCGCCTGAAGGCCGCGGGTGTCGCGACCTGCGAGGAGCGTCCCGAGACGCCTGGCGAGCAGCCGCTTGCCGGGTTCACCTTCGTGCTCACGGGCGCGCTCTCGTCCATGACGCGCGAGGAGGCGAGCGAAGCGCTCAAGGCGCTCGGCGCGAAAGTGACCGACAGCGTGAGCAAGAAGACCTCGTTCGTGGTGGTCGGCGAGAACCCGGGCAGCAAGCTCGACAAGGCCCGTGCGCTTGGCGTGCCGATCATCGGCGAGGACGACCTTGTGCGCATGCTGGCTGCCAAGGAGCCCCCCGCGTCGTGA
- a CDS encoding CPBP family glutamic-type intramembrane protease: MASRTRVRIDPRRCDRCGRCLSACSRNAIRIGRTFIAIDPLVCDGCMACVKVCGAGALSAPASPAVRSSRAPARPVAAPRGRSAPPAAATPRARSSAQRVRAADDGWSLLEALAMLAVTLAAFVGKEALLASRPVRALPMDALVLVRAVALSAYYLVQLGAVRWLAARRGRTLRDLFGGRDRTLRERAATAGLAVLVLVGARLAAIAYGLAVRSAGLAPDSSTLLQTFGAGATGLVLAAALVVFVGPVVEELVFREVLLKGMLSRFGVPAAIAVQALIFAALHRSLWLFVPMAVLGAALGWLAHDRGGLKPAIAVHAAYNAITVVAAFTLRG, translated from the coding sequence ATGGCGTCAAGGACCCGCGTGCGCATCGATCCTCGCCGCTGCGACAGGTGCGGCCGCTGTCTTTCGGCCTGCTCGCGGAACGCCATCCGCATCGGCAGGACGTTCATCGCCATCGACCCGCTCGTGTGCGACGGCTGCATGGCGTGCGTGAAGGTGTGCGGCGCAGGCGCGCTCTCGGCGCCCGCGTCGCCGGCCGTGCGCAGTTCGCGGGCGCCGGCGCGCCCGGTGGCGGCACCGCGCGGGCGCTCAGCGCCCCCGGCAGCGGCCACGCCGCGCGCGAGGTCGAGCGCGCAGCGCGTGCGCGCGGCAGACGATGGGTGGTCGCTGCTTGAAGCGCTCGCGATGCTGGCCGTGACGCTGGCGGCGTTCGTCGGCAAGGAGGCGCTTCTCGCGTCCCGGCCGGTCCGGGCGCTTCCGATGGACGCGCTCGTGCTCGTGCGAGCGGTCGCGCTGAGCGCGTACTACCTGGTGCAGCTCGGGGCGGTCCGATGGCTCGCCGCTCGGCGCGGCAGGACGCTCCGCGACCTGTTCGGCGGGCGTGACCGCACGCTGCGCGAGCGCGCTGCGACCGCTGGGCTCGCCGTGCTCGTTCTCGTCGGGGCCAGGCTTGCCGCGATCGCGTACGGTCTTGCGGTGCGAAGCGCAGGTCTCGCTCCGGACTCCTCGACGCTGCTGCAGACGTTCGGTGCGGGTGCGACCGGGCTTGTGCTCGCCGCGGCGCTTGTGGTGTTCGTAGGGCCGGTGGTCGAGGAGCTCGTGTTTCGGGAAGTGCTGCTCAAAGGCATGCTCTCGCGGTTCGGGGTCCCTGCCGCTATCGCCGTCCAGGCGCTCATCTTCGCGGCGTTGCATCGGTCGCTCTGGCTGTTCGTGCCGATGGCCGTGCTGGGGGCTGCTCTCGGGTGGCTCGCGCACGACCGCGGCGGACTCAAGCCAGCGATCGCCGTGCACGCCGCGTACAATGCCATCACGGTGGTGGCGGCATTCACTCTGCGCGGGTGA
- a CDS encoding cobalamin B12-binding domain-containing protein — MAHASDRWGQDPVRDVDAVAESALSVLYERSAEARRFLESAPEVCLEDMRHHARAVAVALDVGDARLLEEYLVWAKSLLAHRDLPDTCLTDAVAALVEALHADSRPGASEAAEMLRSALAALAEAKPDLPSAIDPADPLASLATAYLEMLLEGDAHGAMQLLADAATEGVRLSDLYDRVLRAVQHEVGRLWQSGRLSVAMEHYITGVNQVLMARLYPIVASTRSDAGPVFVGACVAGERHELGLRMVCDLLELEGWNAVFLGADTPLDAVVAAIGADAYAPSASEAVRVARSLVA, encoded by the coding sequence GTGGCCCACGCATCTGACCGCTGGGGACAGGACCCGGTGCGGGACGTCGACGCCGTCGCCGAGTCCGCGCTGTCGGTGCTGTACGAGCGCAGTGCCGAAGCGAGGCGTTTCCTCGAAAGCGCTCCGGAGGTGTGCCTCGAGGACATGCGCCACCATGCGCGAGCCGTTGCAGTGGCGCTGGACGTGGGCGACGCTCGGTTGCTCGAAGAGTACCTGGTGTGGGCGAAGTCGCTGCTCGCTCACCGCGACCTGCCGGACACCTGCCTCACCGACGCCGTGGCGGCCCTTGTGGAAGCGCTCCATGCCGACAGTCGGCCAGGCGCGAGCGAAGCGGCCGAGATGCTGCGCAGCGCGTTGGCGGCCCTCGCTGAGGCGAAGCCTGACCTGCCGTCGGCCATCGACCCCGCGGATCCGCTGGCCTCGCTGGCGACCGCCTATCTCGAGATGCTGCTCGAGGGGGACGCGCACGGAGCGATGCAGCTTCTCGCGGACGCAGCGACCGAGGGCGTGCGGTTGAGCGACCTGTACGACCGCGTGCTGCGGGCGGTCCAGCACGAAGTCGGCAGGCTGTGGCAGAGCGGCCGTCTGAGCGTTGCGATGGAGCACTACATCACCGGCGTCAACCAGGTGCTCATGGCGCGGCTGTATCCGATCGTTGCGTCGACGCGTTCGGACGCCGGGCCGGTGTTCGTCGGAGCGTGCGTGGCAGGCGAGCGTCACGAACTCGGTCTGCGCATGGTGTGCGACCTGCTCGAGCTCGAGGGCTGGAACGCGGTGTTCCTCGGCGCCGATACGCCGCTCGATGCGGTGGTGGCAGCGATCGGCGCGGACGCCTACGCACCCAGCGCCTCGGAGGCCGTGCGCGTCGCACGCTCGCTCGTTGCGTGA
- the gatC gene encoding Asp-tRNA(Asn)/Glu-tRNA(Gln) amidotransferase subunit GatC — MAISESEVRHVALLARLALTDEQVRHLAQELSSILDHISEIQQLDLAGVEPTAHPFPIRNVTRPDEVRPGLQRELALLNAPAASDGAFVIPRIVGVEEEA, encoded by the coding sequence ATGGCGATCTCTGAAAGCGAAGTCCGGCACGTGGCGCTCCTCGCGCGCCTCGCGCTCACCGACGAGCAGGTGCGCCACCTGGCGCAGGAACTCAGCTCGATACTCGACCACATCAGCGAGATCCAGCAGCTCGACCTTGCCGGTGTCGAGCCCACCGCGCACCCGTTCCCGATCCGCAATGTGACGCGCCCTGACGAGGTGCGACCAGGTCTGCAGCGCGAGCTGGCGCTGCTCAACGCCCCCGCAGCGAGCGACGGCGCGTTCGTCATCCCGCGCATCGTCGGTGTCGAGGAGGAGGCGTGA
- the gatA gene encoding Asp-tRNA(Asn)/Glu-tRNA(Gln) amidotransferase subunit GatA: protein MASRRIVDMTAAEIREAVARKELSAREAAQAALAQIEALEPQVHAFNQVTPELALAAADRIDAMVAAGDPLPPLAGVPVAIKDNMNLIGTRTTCSARILENYESVYTCTTVQRLLDAGAVPVGKCNMDEFAFGSSTENSAFGPTRNPWDLERVPGGSSGGSAAAVAARMAAVSLGSDTGGSIRQPGALTGTVAVKPTYGRVSRYGLVAFASSLDQIGPFARTVKDAALVLQAIAGKDVMDATSVDEPVADYAGALGEGVEGLRVGLVTDMLAMEGCAGEVRAAVERAASVLAQAGAEVGEVELPMSRHGLSAYYIIGPAEASSNLARFDGIRYGYRVKDAEDVLDLYMRSRAEGFGPETVRRVMLGTYALSSGYYDAYYAQAQKTRTLIIREFADAFERFDVLLTPTTPTVAFKIGEKASDPLAMYLSDVYTIPLNLAGLPGISVPVALCSETGLPIGAQIAARHFDEATMFRVASALEQALGLDMTPPLVREQR from the coding sequence ATGGCAAGCCGTCGCATCGTCGATATGACCGCCGCCGAGATCCGGGAGGCGGTCGCGCGCAAGGAGCTGTCGGCGCGCGAGGCCGCGCAGGCGGCGCTTGCGCAGATCGAGGCGCTTGAGCCGCAGGTGCACGCGTTCAACCAGGTCACGCCCGAGCTTGCGCTCGCAGCGGCCGACCGCATCGACGCGATGGTGGCGGCCGGCGATCCGCTGCCGCCGCTTGCCGGCGTGCCGGTCGCGATCAAAGACAACATGAACCTCATCGGAACGCGGACCACATGCAGCGCCCGCATCCTGGAGAACTACGAGTCCGTGTACACCTGCACGACGGTGCAGCGGCTGCTCGACGCCGGGGCCGTGCCGGTCGGCAAGTGCAACATGGACGAGTTCGCGTTCGGCTCGTCGACCGAGAACTCCGCGTTCGGGCCCACGCGCAACCCGTGGGACCTTGAGCGCGTGCCTGGCGGCTCGAGCGGGGGGAGCGCCGCGGCGGTCGCTGCGCGCATGGCCGCGGTCTCCCTCGGGAGCGACACGGGCGGGAGCATCCGGCAGCCGGGGGCGCTCACCGGCACGGTGGCCGTCAAACCGACGTACGGCCGGGTGAGCCGGTACGGGCTCGTGGCCTTCGCGTCGTCGCTGGACCAGATCGGGCCGTTCGCGCGCACGGTGAAAGACGCCGCGCTGGTGCTGCAGGCGATCGCAGGCAAGGACGTGATGGACGCTACCAGTGTCGACGAGCCGGTGGCGGACTACGCCGGCGCTCTTGGTGAGGGCGTCGAGGGCCTGCGCGTCGGCCTCGTGACCGACATGCTCGCCATGGAGGGCTGTGCGGGCGAGGTGCGCGCAGCGGTCGAGCGTGCCGCGAGCGTGCTCGCACAGGCCGGTGCGGAGGTCGGCGAGGTCGAGCTCCCGATGAGCAGGCATGGCCTGAGCGCGTACTACATCATCGGGCCTGCGGAGGCGTCCTCGAACCTCGCGCGCTTCGATGGAATCCGGTACGGGTACCGCGTGAAAGACGCCGAGGACGTGCTCGATCTGTACATGCGGTCGCGAGCAGAAGGCTTCGGCCCGGAGACGGTCCGGCGGGTCATGCTCGGCACCTACGCGCTGTCGTCCGGGTACTACGACGCGTACTACGCGCAGGCCCAGAAGACGCGCACGCTCATCATCCGGGAGTTCGCAGACGCGTTCGAGCGCTTCGATGTGCTGCTCACGCCGACGACGCCGACGGTCGCGTTCAAGATCGGCGAGAAGGCGTCCGACCCGCTCGCCATGTACCTGTCCGACGTCTACACGATCCCGCTGAACCTGGCCGGCCTGCCCGGCATCAGCGTGCCGGTGGCGCTGTGCTCGGAGACCGGGCTGCCCATCGGGGCGCAAATCGCCGCGCGCCACTTCGACGAGGCGACCATGTTCCGCGTCGCTTCGGCGCTGGAGCAGGCGCTCGGTTTGGACATGACGCCGCCGCTCGTGCGCGAGCAGCGGTGA
- the gatB gene encoding Asp-tRNA(Asn)/Glu-tRNA(Gln) amidotransferase subunit GatB: MRADDTKELATVAKDRLNEVLERYEAVIGLEIHTELTSLKSKMFCSCPVEFGGEPNTRVCPVCLGMPGALPVPNQAAVEATILAGLALGCEIARFSQFHRKNYFYPDMPKNYQISQYDLPFCMNGHLDVEVGEGDAAYVTRIGITRIHLEEDTGKMIHVGGAEGRIAGADHSLVDFNRAGTPLIELVTEPDIRTPEEARRFAQSLRTIFLALGISDCSMEEGSMRVDANVSVRPRGATGLGTKAEVKNMNSFKALHDALAYEIVRQADLVDAGGRVVQETRHWDAAAKRTSSLRSKEEAHDYRYFPEPDMVPFEFTDEQIAAIRERLPELPAARRDRYVQTFGLPRQDARLIAENGALARFFEAAVAAAGAERAKPVANWVLGELSAHLNATGATVEGCGVTPEMLAELVVLIDEGTISGKQAKEVFAEMTSTGEMPGAIVERKGMRQVSDADAIEAVVAKLVAEHPEEVASYRSGKTGLIGWFVGQVMREMRGQANPAVVNEVLRRHLDA; this comes from the coding sequence ATGCGAGCAGACGACACGAAGGAGCTTGCCACCGTGGCCAAGGACCGTTTGAACGAGGTGCTCGAGCGCTACGAGGCCGTGATCGGCCTGGAGATACACACCGAGCTCACGAGTCTGAAGTCGAAGATGTTCTGCTCGTGCCCCGTCGAGTTCGGCGGCGAGCCGAACACCCGCGTGTGCCCGGTGTGCCTCGGCATGCCAGGCGCGCTTCCCGTGCCGAACCAAGCGGCCGTGGAGGCGACGATCCTCGCGGGTCTTGCCTTGGGGTGCGAGATCGCGCGGTTCAGCCAGTTCCACCGCAAGAACTACTTCTATCCGGACATGCCGAAGAACTACCAGATCTCGCAGTACGACCTGCCCTTCTGCATGAACGGGCACCTCGACGTGGAGGTCGGGGAAGGGGACGCGGCGTACGTGACGCGCATCGGCATCACGCGCATCCACCTCGAGGAGGACACCGGCAAGATGATCCACGTCGGCGGCGCCGAGGGGCGCATCGCGGGGGCGGACCACTCGCTCGTCGATTTCAATCGGGCCGGCACGCCGCTCATCGAGCTCGTCACCGAGCCCGACATCCGCACGCCGGAAGAGGCCCGGCGGTTCGCGCAGTCGCTCCGCACGATCTTTCTCGCGCTCGGCATATCCGACTGCAGCATGGAGGAAGGTTCGATGCGCGTGGACGCCAACGTGAGCGTCCGGCCGCGTGGAGCGACCGGGCTCGGCACCAAGGCCGAGGTCAAGAACATGAACTCGTTCAAGGCGCTGCACGACGCGCTCGCGTACGAGATCGTGCGGCAGGCGGACCTCGTGGACGCTGGCGGCCGCGTCGTCCAGGAGACGCGCCACTGGGACGCCGCAGCGAAGCGCACGAGCTCGCTGCGGTCGAAGGAAGAGGCGCACGACTACCGGTACTTCCCGGAGCCCGACATGGTGCCGTTCGAGTTCACCGACGAGCAGATAGCGGCGATCCGCGAGCGGCTGCCCGAGCTGCCTGCCGCGCGACGGGACCGGTACGTGCAGACCTTCGGTCTGCCGAGGCAAGACGCCCGGCTGATCGCCGAGAACGGCGCGCTTGCGCGCTTCTTCGAAGCGGCGGTCGCGGCGGCGGGCGCTGAGCGTGCAAAGCCGGTCGCGAACTGGGTGCTCGGGGAGCTCTCTGCGCACCTGAACGCGACCGGGGCTACCGTCGAGGGCTGCGGGGTGACGCCGGAGATGCTCGCCGAGCTGGTGGTCCTCATCGACGAGGGGACGATATCCGGCAAGCAGGCCAAGGAAGTCTTCGCCGAGATGACGTCCACGGGCGAGATGCCCGGAGCGATCGTCGAGCGGAAGGGCATGCGGCAGGTCTCGGACGCCGATGCGATCGAAGCGGTGGTCGCGAAGCTGGTTGCAGAGCACCCCGAGGAGGTCGCGAGCTACCGGTCAGGCAAGACCGGGCTCATCGGGTGGTTCGTCGGCCAGGTGATGCGCGAGATGCGCGGGCAGGCGAACCCGGCCGTCGTCAACGAGGTCCTCAGGCGGCATCTCGACGCATAG
- a CDS encoding helix-turn-helix domain-containing protein, which yields MATTVGHTLRSLRVSRNETLLDVSRATGLSVAMISRIERGERAASPAAILALAKHYGLPPDELVGEAIAERMCARYGSETASWAAVLLVQTSRASSGRDVAPARRPAPTDAAERAVFDLVRAAEWGSRDQALAACNALRRFADVSLRALRDVRERHPDPAVRSAAAALLKRDIER from the coding sequence GTGGCCACCACAGTCGGACACACGCTTCGCAGCCTTCGCGTCTCGCGCAACGAGACGCTTCTCGACGTCTCGCGTGCCACCGGACTGAGCGTCGCCATGATCTCCCGCATCGAACGCGGCGAGCGCGCCGCCTCCCCCGCCGCGATCCTCGCGCTCGCGAAGCACTACGGCCTCCCGCCCGACGAGCTCGTCGGGGAAGCGATCGCTGAGCGGATGTGCGCGCGGTACGGCTCTGAGACGGCGTCGTGGGCCGCCGTCCTGCTGGTGCAGACCTCCCGGGCCTCGTCAGGCCGGGATGTCGCGCCCGCACGGCGTCCGGCTCCCACGGATGCCGCTGAGCGAGCGGTCTTCGACCTCGTCCGGGCCGCCGAATGGGGAAGCCGCGACCAGGCGCTTGCTGCGTGCAACGCGCTGCGCAGGTTCGCTGACGTGTCCCTCCGGGCGCTCCGCGACGTCCGCGAACGGCATCCGGATCCGGCAGTGCGTTCCGCGGCCGCGGCGCTGCTCAAGCGCGACATCGAGCGGTGA